A single region of the Eleginops maclovinus isolate JMC-PN-2008 ecotype Puerto Natales chromosome 4, JC_Emac_rtc_rv5, whole genome shotgun sequence genome encodes:
- the LOC134863645 gene encoding rho guanine nucleotide exchange factor 40-like isoform X2 → MDGESVDRCLQSTLSSLYPPYQLTAPTLLPQVLRVVQGRYRGDALHFLLHFLLPAKQLLEELQQHACVQYGGLLLRHPGWPLCLQEKLVVQLSPLDLNLLHPGDFYFLVSPPPSRPHSSSSPLPPRVLLVSTSPCRQHVEQQEVQVERLFSMEWLDSVNRQRQQRGAPPPPAAPPAGRRGRCVQTPLGGPGVPPVHQPQEGGA, encoded by the exons atg gacgGTGAGTCCGTGGACCGCTGCCTGCAGTCGACTCTCTCCTCCCTTTACCCCCCCTACCAGCTGACGGCCCCCACCCTCCTGCCTCAGGTACTCAGGGTGGTGCAGGGCCGTTACCGTGGCGACGCGCTGCACTTCCTGCTGCATTTCCTGCTGCCGGCcaagcagctgctggaggagctgcaaCAGCACGCCTGT GTGCAGTACGGGGGTCTCCTCCTCCGTCACCCTGGCTGGCCGCTCTGCCTCCAGGAAAAGCTGGTGGTGCAGCTCAGTCCTCTGGATCTGAACCTCCTCCACCCGGGAGACTTCTACTTCCtggtttctcctcctccctcccgcccacacagctcctcctcccccctgcccCCCCGCGTACTCCTGGTCAGCACCTCCCCCTGCAGGCAGCATgtggagcagcaggaggtgcAGGTAGAGCGGCTTTTCAGCATGGAGTGGCTGGACTCAGTGAACCGGCAgcggcagcagagaggagcgcCACCCCCCCCTGCAGCGCCTCCTGCTGGCCGCCGGGGGAGATGTGTTCAGACTCCCCTGGGAGGACCTGGTGTTCCCCCAGTTCATCAACCGCAGGAAGGAGGAGCCTGA
- the LOC134863645 gene encoding rho guanine nucleotide exchange factor 40-like isoform X1 has product MTGVPRPPTNHKQDNPQRAFTHRSLLEWSAQSPASGSSGQFLGYVTDTSFEDGESVDRCLQSTLSSLYPPYQLTAPTLLPQVLRVVQGRYRGDALHFLLHFLLPAKQLLEELQQHACVQYGGLLLRHPGWPLCLQEKLVVQLSPLDLNLLHPGDFYFLVSPPPSRPHSSSSPLPPRVLLVSTSPCRQHVEQQEVQVERLFSMEWLDSVNRQRQQRGAPPPPAAPPAGRRGRCVQTPLGGPGVPPVHQPQEGGA; this is encoded by the exons atgactggcgttccacgaccaccgaccaatcataagcaagataacCCACAGCGCgcttttacccatcggtccctcttggagtggagtgctcagtcgccagcgagtggttcttctggacaatttttgggatacgttacagatacaagttttgag gacgGTGAGTCCGTGGACCGCTGCCTGCAGTCGACTCTCTCCTCCCTTTACCCCCCCTACCAGCTGACGGCCCCCACCCTCCTGCCTCAGGTACTCAGGGTGGTGCAGGGCCGTTACCGTGGCGACGCGCTGCACTTCCTGCTGCATTTCCTGCTGCCGGCcaagcagctgctggaggagctgcaaCAGCACGCCTGT GTGCAGTACGGGGGTCTCCTCCTCCGTCACCCTGGCTGGCCGCTCTGCCTCCAGGAAAAGCTGGTGGTGCAGCTCAGTCCTCTGGATCTGAACCTCCTCCACCCGGGAGACTTCTACTTCCtggtttctcctcctccctcccgcccacacagctcctcctcccccctgcccCCCCGCGTACTCCTGGTCAGCACCTCCCCCTGCAGGCAGCATgtggagcagcaggaggtgcAGGTAGAGCGGCTTTTCAGCATGGAGTGGCTGGACTCAGTGAACCGGCAgcggcagcagagaggagcgcCACCCCCCCCTGCAGCGCCTCCTGCTGGCCGCCGGGGGAGATGTGTTCAGACTCCCCTGGGAGGACCTGGTGTTCCCCCAGTTCATCAACCGCAGGAAGGAGGAGCCTGA